The Ahaetulla prasina isolate Xishuangbanna chromosome 4, ASM2864084v1, whole genome shotgun sequence genome has a window encoding:
- the LOC131198157 gene encoding olfactory receptor 14A16-like, with translation MFNTSIVTEFQLLGFSKIQELQTAHFVMFLAIYLVALMDNFLIIIVIVLNPHLHTPMYFFLVNLSVADFGAISVTIPKSMTHIRTISYTGCAAQVFFLIFFMAVDVSLLTVMAYDRFAAICDPLHYAILMSRESCVKMAIIAWVSGFLYGLVHVGGTFSITFCSNVVNQFFCEIPQILRLSCSDLYLIEIGILVFSAFLVFSCFIFIIISYVQIFRAVMKIPSMKGRQKAFSTCLPHLIVVSLFICICAFAYLKPISRCPSDFDLVATVIYCSVPFMMNPIIYSIRNKDIQTALWKLLNHLNFWISNKMIIKINIYFNLVIP, from the exons ATGTTCAATACAAGCATAGTGACTGAATTCCAGCTTCTAGGTTTTTCCAAGATCCAGGAACTTCAAACTGCACATTTTGTTATGTTCTTGGCAATTTACCTAGTGGCCCTGATGGATAATTTCCTAATTATCATTGTCATAGTCCTTAATCCCCACCTTCATACTCCTATGTACTTCTTCTTGGTAAACCTCTCTGTTGCTGACTTTGGTGCCATTTCTGTCACTATTCCGAAATCCATGACCCACATCAGAACAATTTCCTATACTGGATGTGCTGCTCAAGTGTTTTTTCTCATCTTTTTTATGGCTGTAGATGTCTCTCTCCTCACAGTTATGGCATATGATCGATTTGCTGCTATTTGTGATCCACTGCACTACGCAATCTTGATGAGCAGGGAATCCTGTGTGAAAATGGCAATAATTGCATGGGTCAGTGGTTTTCTCTATGGATTAGTCCATGTTGGTGGCACCTTCTCTATCACCTTTTGCTCCAATGTTGTCAACCAGTTCTTTTGTGAGATCCCCCAGATATTAAGACTCTCCTGTTCTGACCTGTATCTCATAGAAATTGGGATTCTAGTTTTCAGTGCCTTTCTGGTTTTCAGTTGctttatattcataataattTCTTATGTGCAAATCTTCAGAGCTGTAATGAAAATACCCTCCATGAAAGGAAGACAGAAAGCATTCTCTACCTGCTTGCCCCATCTGATTGTTGTCTCTTTATTTATCTGCATCTGTGCCTTTGCCTATTTGAAGCCAATCTCAAGATGTCCATCTGATTTTGACCTGGTAGCTACTGTGATTTACTGTTCTGTGCCATTCATGATGAATCCAATCATTTATAGTATAAGAAATAAAGATATACAAACTGCTCTATGGAAGCTCCTTAACCATCTCAACTTCTggat ATCTAACAAAATGattattaaaatcaacatttactTTAACCTTGTCATACCATAA
- the LOC131198158 gene encoding olfactory receptor 5AP2-like: protein MTQNSTSVTEFILLGLSSNPQVQLILFGVFLIIYLMAVVGNILILLIVNLDIRLHTPMYFFLCNLSIVDIGYITSTVPKMLMNYLFNDKRISFSGCLSQMYFFISFGGIECLLLDIMAYDRYAAICHPLYYGVLMRPKICIWLAVTAWIIGLSISGVHAGLMTSLSFCQDNVIEHFFCDIPPLFQLSCTDTQINQIATFIFGGGIILLSFLVILLSYIYIALAILRIQSKEGRCKAFSTCASHLAVVNIYFGTITFTYIRPNSTYSQEQDHTLPVLYGILTPMLNPIIYSLRNKDVQWAFCKIIQGT, encoded by the coding sequence ATGACACAGAATTCAACTTCTGTCACTGAATTTATACTCCTTGGACTTTCCAGCAACCCTCAGGTCCAACTCATTCTCTTTGGtgtctttcttattatttatttgatggcTGTGGTTGGAAATATACTTATCCTTCTTATTGTCAACTTAGATATCAGACTCCATACCCCCATGTATTTCTTCCTATGCAATCTCTCTATAGTAGATATTGGCTACATAACTTCCACTGTTCCCAAGATGTTAATGAATTATCTCTTTAATGATAAACGGATCTCTTTCTCAGGCTGCTTGTCCCAGATGTACTTCTTCATCTCCTTTGGTGGCATTGAATGTCTTTTGTTGGACATTATGGCATATGACCGATATGCAGCTATTTGTCACCCACTATATTATGGTGTGCTCATGCGGCCCAAAATATGCATTTGGCTTGCAGTAACTGCTTGGATTATTGGCTTGTCTATCTCAGGTGTCCACGCTGGCCTTATGACCTCTTTGTCCTTCTGCCAGGACAATGTCATAGAACATTTTTTCTGTGACATCCCACctctcttccaactctcttgcACTGATACTCAGATCAATCAAATTGCTACTTTTATATTTGGAGGAGGTATAATTCTGCTTTCCTTCCTAGTGATTCTGttgtcctatatatatatagccttAGCAATACTCAGGATTCAGTCTAAGGAAGGACGTTGCAAGGCATTTTCCACCTGTGCCTCTCACTTGGCTGTGGTGAACATCTACTTTGGCACCATCACCTTCACTTACATACGCCCTAATTCCACTTACTCTCAAGAGCAAGATCATACTTTACCAGTGCTCTATGGGATTCTAACACCTATGCTCAATCCAATTATCTACAGTTTAAGAAACAAGGATGTACAATGggcattttgtaaaataattcaaGGAACTTAA